CACGACTACTGGCAGTCCGGGACCGGGACGCCGGAGGGGGCGGCGCCCGGCATTCACGTGGATCAGGATCTGCGGTTGATCGACGAGCGGGACCGGATCAAGGTCTCCGATATCGACGCCTTCGCGACCGCGCGCGCCCTGGCCGCGGAACTGGGCCTGCTGATCGGCGGCTCGTCGGGCGGTTCGGTGCTCGCGGCGCTGACGCGGCTGGCGGAGTTCCCGCCGCATTCGATCGTGGTGGTGATCGTCAACGATGACGGCGAGAAGTACCTGGACACCGTGTTCGACGAGAAGTGGATGAACGATCGGCATCTGCTCGACCGCAGCCGGGAGGCCGAGATCGTGACGCTGCTGCGGCGGCAGCGCCCGGCGCACCGGATCGACCCGCGCGAACTCGAGGCGCTGCGGCATCTCGACCTCGCGCTGCCGCACGCCGACGCGCACGACGACGAGCGGGCCCGGCAGGTCGAGCTGATCCGCACCCTCGACGCACTCGGCCTGCCCGCCAACGAGATCGGCGAGCTGCTGGGCCGCACCGGCGATCAGGTCTGCCTGGCACTGGACAAGCATCGGCAGCGGCTGACCGATCAGGCCGCCCAGGTGGCGCAGCTCGTCTCGACGCTGCGCGGTACCGCGCCATCCGCCCCGGACGCGACGCACCCCATCCACGTGCCCGCGCCCGCGCCCGAGGCCGCCGCGAAATGAGCGGTGCGACTCGGCAATCCAGCGCACGGCAGTCCGACGGCCGGCAGCTGACCGCGCTGGCCACGCCCATCGCCCTGACCCAGCTCGCCCAGGTGGCGGTCTCCACCACGAACATCGCCCTGATGGGCACGCTCGGGGTGCGGCAGGTCGCGGCGGGCGGGCTGGCGCTGGTGCTGTTCAACCAGATTCGCACCATGTGCGTCGGATTGATCACCGGCACCGGCAATCAGGTGGCGACCGTGGTGAGCCGGGCCGACAAGCAGGGCCGGCGGTCCGAGGCGCAGGTGCGCGAGGTGGTGCGGTCGAGTTTCCTGATCGCGACGCTGGCGGGCGTGCTGGGCGGGGCGCTGCTCATCGGGCTGGGGTGGGCGCTGCGCTGGCTGGGCCAGGACGCGGCGGTGCTGGCGCAGGCGCGGCCGATGATGGTCGCGCTGGCCCCGGGACTGCTGCCCTGCCTGTGGTTTCAGGTGTTGCGGCAGTACACGATCGGGCTGCAGCGACCGCAGGCGCTGCTGCTGGTGACACTGGGCTCGGTGGCCTTGAACCTGGTGCTGGCGCTGGCGTTCATGCACGGCTGGGCGGGCCTGCCGGCCCTCGGGCTGACCGGTGTCGGCGTGGCCACCTCGCTGGTCTTCCTGCTCACCTTCGGGGTGTTCTGGGCGATGGTGCGCCGCGACCCGAAACTCGGTGCGACACTGCCGGTTCGGTGGTGGCCGGTGCATCGGGCGACGGTGTGGGAGGAGCTGCGGCTGGGCACCCCGATCGCGCTCACCTACGGCTCCGAGGCCGGCATGTTCTCGGTGCTGGCGCTGGTGATGGGCGGGATCGGCGCGGCCGCGCTGGCCGCCCACAATGTGGTCTATCAGCTGGTGTACATCGTGTTCCAGGTGGCGATCGGGCTCTCGCACGGGGCGTCGATCCTGGTGAGCAAGGCGGTGGCGCGCGACGAATTCGCGCACGCACGGTCGGTGGCGCGGCTGGCGCTGCGGTACGCGGCGGTCGTCACCGCGCTCACGGGGTTGGCCTACGTGCTGGCCCCAGGTTGGGTGTTGCGGCCGTTCCTGACCGACGGCGACGCGGCGGCCGAACACGTGGCGCACACGCTGCTGTGGGTCGCCATCGCACTGCAGTTCTTCGACGCCGCTCAGAACATTGCGGTCGGTCTGCTGCGGGGGCTCAAGGACACCAAGGCCGGCTTCCGGCTCTCGCTCATCGGGTACTGGGGTGTGGGATTGCCCACTGCGCTGCTGCTGGCTTTCCCGCTGCGAATGGGCGCGGCGGGCGTGTGGCTGGGGCTGGGCGCGGGCCTCGCCACCACCGCTGCCCTGATGCTGCGCCGCTTCTTCACGCTGCTTCATGTGCGTGAGCAGGAGCATCGGCCGGTGCTGGCCGGTAGCCCCCACGCCTAGCCCGACACCCAAATCTCACCTACTCGCAAGCATGCCGTCACTGGCAGCGGGCAACCTGAAAGAAACGGGCTTCGCTATTCTTGCGACGGAATCGGCAGAGCCCTATCGACGAGTTGGCAAGCAAGGGCGCAACACCGACGCCGGGGAGGATGTCCGTGCACATCACACGAGTCGCCGAGTATCCCAAGCCAGACCATGTGCTTTTCCATTTCAGTGACACCCATCTGATCGCCGCCGACGCCGAGCTGTACGGCACGGTCGACGCCGAAGCGCGGCTCGAGAGCCTGCTGGGCCAGGCCGAGGCCAGCCGCATCGCGCCGACCGCCATCGTGTTCACCGGCGACCTCACCGACCGCGGTGAGGCGGGCGCGTACCGCAAGCTGCGCGATCTGGTGGAGCCGTGGGCCGAACGCCTGGGCGCGCCGGTGGTCTGGGTCGCCGGCAATCACGACGAGCGCGCGGTCCTGCGTGAGCATCTGCTCGACGAGCAGCCCTCGGGCGCGCCGTTCGACGCGGTGCACATGTTCGACGGGCTGCGCGTCATCGCCCTCGACACCACCGTCCCCGGCCACCACTGGGGTGAGATCACCGATGCCCAATTGGCTTGGCTGCGTGATGTTCTCGCCGAGCCGGCGCCCTTCGGCACCATTCTCGCCATGCATCACCCGCCGCTGCCCTGCGTGCAGGATCTGGCCGTGCTGGTCGAGCTGCGCGATCAGCGCCGCCTCGCCGACGTGCTCGACGGCACCGACGTGCGCGCGATTCTGGCCGGGCACCTGCATCTTTCGAGCACCGCGACCTTCGCGGGCATTCCGGTCTCGGTGGCGTCGGCCACCTGCTACAGCCAGGACATGGCGGCCGCCGAGGGTGGCCAGCGCGGCCGCGACGGCGCGCAGGCGTTCAACTACGTGCACGTCTACCCGGACACCATCGTCCACTCGGTGGTCCCCATCGGCCACGGCCCCACCGTCGGCAAGCCCGCCGATCCGGAGCAGGCCGCCGAGAAGCTCGCCGACGCGGGCATCGTGATACCCCCCGCGGCCCGCATCCCACACGTCCTCCGCCGCCGGACCGAGGCCCCCGAATCCGACGGCGAGACAGTCCTCTGACGGGGGACGCGACTACTGCGACGGGAGCCGAAACCGCTTCAGGCTGCGCCGATTCCGGAATCGTCCGCGATTTCCGTAATGGCCTTGCGCACCTGCCGCGGATCCGCGAGCGTGCCGCGGCGCAACACCAGTTCCCGGCCGATCCGTAGGGCGCGCCGGGTGGCGGGCCCGGGATCGGGCAGCGTCTCGAGGTCGGAGAGCTGGGCGAAACCCACTATGCGGCGGATGATTTCCGCGCCGGCGTAGCCGAGGGCGTCGGTCCATACCCGGCGCAGGAACCGGTCGAGGTAGGCGTCGTCGAAGAAGGTGTCGACGCGGGTGGGCCACAGGGCGCGGAATTCGGTGTCGAAAGCCTGCCAGCTGTGGGCGATCTCGTCGAGATGGCCGGCGTCGGGCGCCAGGACACGCGCGCGGGCATCGGCGGCGATCACATTGCCCCAGTAGAGGCCGAGGTCGAAGCCGACGGGTCCGACGAAGGAGAATTCGGGGTCGAAGATCTTGACCACCTCGCGGCCGTCGCGTTCGCCGACCATGATGCTGCCGGTGTGCAGGTCGCCGTGCAGCAGCGCCTGGGCACCGGACATGAAAGTGTGCCGCAGCTCGGCGATCTCGGTCCGCAGTGCCGGATCGGCGCGGAAGGCGGCGGCCAGGTCGGCGACCGATTCGTGCCAGTGGTTGTGCTCGTGTTCGAGATACGGTTCGGCGAGCACCAGATCCTCGGTGATCTTGCAGAGCTCCGGGTTCACCGATTCCGCCAGCAGCGCTTTGCGTTCCGCGCTGGACATGCCGAAATCGCTGGTGGCGAAGGCCAATCGCGCGACGAAGACGCCGACGGCGGTGGACGCGCCACCGAAGCCGGCGCCCTCGTTCAGGACCGTGCGCAGCACCCGCAGATCGGCGAGGTTCTCCATGGTGAGCGCGTAGTTGTCCGCGTCGTAACCGTGCACCGCCGGAACGGTTTCCGGCGCGACCGCGGTGACGCGGCGGTAGGCGCGGGCCTCGGCGGTCGCGCGTTCGGGGCTCATGGGCCACGACGGCCCGGCGACCCGGACCCACGGCAGGGCCTGCTTGACCGCGAGACTGCGGCCGTCGCGGTGCGTGGCCAGGAATACCCGGTTGAGATTGCCGTCGGAGACCTCGTGAACGTGGATGTCGCTGTCGGCGAACGCGTCTCCGGCGAAGTAGCCGCGCTCGCGCAGATAGCCGGGGACGTCCTCGGCCTCCAGGATCCGATATTCCCGTGTCATACCCGTTTGCCTCCCGACAGCGTGAAACTGAACACCAGCGCCAGCACCAGCACCCCGCCCTGCACGACATCCTGGGTGTAGTAGGGCAATCCGGCGATGGTGAGGCCGGAGGAGATGATGCCGATCAAGACCGCGCCCAGCGCGGTGCCCCACACATTGGGTTTGCCGCGCCCGAGCACCGAGGTGCCGACCAGGGCCACCGCCACCGCTTCCAGCAGTTGCGAATTGCCCGCCGACACATCGCCCTGACCGATGCGGGCGGCCAGGATCAGGCCGCCGATCGCGGCCAGTACCCCCGACGCCACGTAGGCCAGGCTTCGATACGCCCCGACCCGCACCCCGGCCAGGCGGGCGGCTTCCCGGTTGGCGCCGATCGCGTACAGCACTCTGCCCCAGCGGGTTCGAGCCAGGAACATCCAGGCGAGCAGGGTCAGCGCGGCGAAGATCAGGACCGAGACCGGGATGCCGAGGACACTGCCGCGATCGATGGACAGGAACCCGGCGGTGAACTTGCCCGGCGCGGTGGAACCGTCCGCGAGGGTCATACCCGGGGAGATGGACTGACCGTCGACGAGAATCAGCTTGCTGCCCTGGATGACGAACATGGTGCCGAGCGTCGCCAGCATGTCCGGCACGCGCAGCAGCACCACCAGGGCGGCGTTCACCAGCCCGGCCGCCGCGCCCGCGCCGAGCACGGCCAGCACCGCGATCGCCCCGATCTGGTTGTGCACCACCATGGTCTGCGCGGCGACCGAGACGCCGAGACCGGCGACCGCGCCGACCGACATGTCCAGCCCGCCGACCGCCATGGTCAGGGTGACACCGAGGCCGAGGATCGCGGCCACGGAGACGTAGCGCAGGATGTCCAGCAGCGTCGCGGAATTGCGGAATGTGGGCTCGCTCACCAGGAACCAGGCGAACAGGGCGAGGGTGACGACGATGAAGCCGTACTTGACGACGGCTTCCCGGACACCGTCGCCCGCGACGGGTGCGGCGACCACGGGCGCGGGCCGGTCGGTCGCTGTCATTGCGGGACTCCAGTCATTGCGGCTCCTGTCATCGCGGGCCTCCCAGCGTCGCGAGCGTGTCGAGAATGCGATCGGGCTCGGGATCGTAGGTGTCGAGCCGGATTTCGCCGTCGACGAGCACGAGCACCCGGTCGGCGACCTCGAGCACCTCGTCGATGTCCGAGGACAACACCAGCACGGCGGCGCCGTCGCCGGCGAGGGCGCGGGCCTGCCGCCCGATATCGCGCCGCGCCCCGATATCGACGCCGCGGAAGGGTTCGTCCAAGACGAGGACGCGCGGCCGCTGCGCCAGCCAGCGGCCGACCACGATCTTCTGCTGATTGCCGCCGGAGAGTTCCTCGATGAGGCTGTGCTCGTCGCGGGCGACGACGCCGAGCCGAGCGATGGTGCGGCGGGCTCGTTCGGCCTCGCGGGCCGGGGAGATCAACCCGGCGAATCCCGAGACCGATCGCAGGAACGGCAGCGAAAGATTCTGTGCCAGCGACCATCCCGGGATCAGCGCGTCGGCGTGCCGGTCCTCGGGTACCAGGTACACGCCGTCGCGGATCGCGTCCGCGGGATGCTTGGGCCGGTAGGGCTTGCCGTCCAGTTCGAGTCCACCGTCGCGGAAGGCCGCGACCCCGGTCAGCCCGGCGGCGAGTTCGGTCTTGCCCGCGCCCAGCAGACCCACGACCCCGGTCACCTCCCCGGCCCGCAGCTCGAGGTCCTGCGGACGACGTTCGGGCAGCAGCGAAACACCCCGAAACGACAGCGCCACTTCACCATTGCCGGGTCCCGCGTCGGCGGGGCGCAGCGTGGTGGCGGCCTGCGCGGTGGCCAGCATGGCCCGCAGCGCGGCATCCCAGTCGAAGGGGCGCGGCAGATCGGCGGTGACGCGGCCGTCGCGCAGCACGACCAATCGGTCGGCGAGGGAGTCGATTTCACCGAGACGGTGGGAGACGTACAGCACGGCGATCCCGTCCGAACGCAGTCGCTCGACGATCGCGAACAGTCGACGCGCCTCCGCCGCCGACAGGGCCGAGGTGGGCTCGTCGAGAATCAGTAGCCGCGGGCGCGTGGACAGGGCGCGGGCCAGAATCAGCAGCTGCTGATCGGAGAGGCCGAGTTCGGCGACATCGCGGCGCAGGACGCGATCGCTCCAGTTGAGATCCAGCGTGGCTTTAATCTCCCTGGCCCGCAACAGCACTCGCCTGCCACTGCGCAGCGGATTGCCGCGGTCGCCGGCCAGTTCGTCGAACACCAGGTTTTCGGCGACCGAGAGCCCCGGGACGACGCCCGCGGCGATGTGCTGATGCACGGTGCGGATGCCCAGGCGCTGCGCCGCCAGCGGCGTGCGCAGCTCGGCGGCGACACCGCCGACCGACACCCGGCCGCGGTGCTCGGCGTGCACCCCCGACAGCACCTTGATCAGCGTCGATTTGCCCGCGCCGTTCGCGCCCAGCAGAGCGGTCACGCCGCCGGGCGCGAGGTCGAGGCTCACGCCGTCGAGAACGGTCTTGCCGCCGAACGACATTCCGACGTCGCGCAGCGAAACCGCCGGCGCCCCAACATCAGTGAGCGACAACGGGGATCCAGTCGGCGGCGCTCACCTGGCCGAGGTTCAGTGCGGGCAGTGCCGCGCGCAGCTGATCCAGATTCTGAATCTTCTTCGACACCAGCAGATCCCGGCTCACCGCGACGGCCGGGAACTCGACGGCCTGCTTGCCCAGCTGCCCGGCGATCTGCAGGGCGATGGTGCGCACGACCGCCGCGCCGACCGCGGACGGGTCGGTGCCGGCGGTGGCCACCCAGGGGCTGTGGTCGGCGGTGATGAGCTGGATGTCGGCGTTGGAGATGTCCGCGCCCACCACCTTGACGGCGTTCTCCAGATGCTTGTTCTGCACCGCGAGCACCGTGCCCTTGGCGAGTTCGTCGTACGGCGCGAAGATGCCCTTCACGTCACCGTGCTGGGTCAGCGCGGCGCTCACCAGCGGCACGGTGTCGGTGGCGGTCGAATCGCTCACCTTGCCGACCTTGAACTGCTGGTTCCAGCCATTGTCCCCGAGCGCCTTCTGCCACACCGCGTCTCGCTTGTCCAGCGGCGCGAAGCCCGCCACGTTCACGTATCCGACCGGTGCGTTCTTGCCGATGGCGGCGGCCAGCGCACCGATGGCGACCGAGGCGATATCGGCGTCGTTCTGCCGCGTGGCGATCACCTTGGGATTGCTCGACTCGACATCGTAGGTCACCACCGTGATGCCCTTGTCGATCGCCTGATCGATGAGCGGTCCGACGGTGGCGGGGAAGCCGTGGTCGACGATGATGGCCTTGGCGCCCGAATTGATCGCGGTGGACAGGTCGGTGGCCTGCTTGGCGTTGTCGGCCTGCGCGTCATAGACGGCCAGGTCGATCCCGACCGCCTTGGCCTGCGCCTTCGCGCCATTGCCCCACTGCTCGAAGTAGTCCCCGGCTCCGCTCTGCCGCACCAGCGCGACCTTCACCCCGCCCTGGTCGAACGGCGCGGGCTTCTTGCCGGTCGCCGGCGCCACCGCGGGCGTCGAGGCTTGCGGCGCACCCGAATTCGACGACTGCGAGCATCCGCTCACCAGCAGCGCGACGGCGAGAACGGGTGCGGCCAAGGCCACCGAGAAGCGGGTCACGACGGTACTCCAAGCAGTAGACGGTCAACCTCGGGCAAACTACTCGCGACGCCCGCCGGTGACCCGTAATTCGCTCCGCCTGATCCGAATACGGCTATGCGTCGAGGATGCCTCGCAGGGCGCCCAGGCAGGCGGCGCGGACCTGGTCGCGGGTCAGCACCTGGTGTTCGAGCCATTCCAGGCACAGCGTGTGCACGAACATCAGCCACGAGGTGACCAGCGCGGACATGACCTCGCGGTCGGTGCCGGACACCCCGAGGGCGGTGAGCACGACCTCGCGCATGGCGGCGTGGTCGCCGAACACGATGGCCTGCACCACCGGATCCCCCGTCAGCGACCGGTTGGCGGCCAGCACGGTGTTGCGGTTGGCCTCGAAATAGTCGAGATGGGCGTCGAGTCCGGCGGCCACCTGATCGGACAGGGGCAGGTCGGGATCGAGGTGGACCCGGCCCTGCAGATCCTCGGCGGCCCGCTGATAGATGGCCGCGAACAGCGCGCTCTTCTTCGGAAAGTGGCGGTACAGCAGCGCCCGCGAGATGCCGGCCCGATCCGCGACCTGATCCATCTGCACCTGGTCGTAGGGCAGTTCGGCGAACAGCCGCGCGCCGACATCGAGCAGTTCGGCGCGACGCTGATCGGGACTGAGACGACGGCGCGGTGGCATCCCCACACCATAGTTGACGCATGTCTACTAGCGCGCCTAGGCTCATGCCAGATAGTTGACACACGTCTACTAGGCCGGAGTCATCGGGGAAAGGGCGATCATGAAGTCCGTATTGCGTTGGTACCTGGTCGTATTCGGCGTCGCCTGCGTGCTGATCGCGCTGGCCCACATATTCATCGGCCCCAGCACCATCATCGGAGCCAACACCCCCAATGCCACCCTGGACGGCGACATTCGCTTCTCCATGGTGCTGTTCCTCGCCTACGGCGTCGCCTGCGTGTGGGCTGCACGGGACCTGGACCGCAATGCCGGCTTCATCCACCTGCTGATGCTGCTGTTCTTCGTCGGCGGCCTGGTGCGCCTGCTCACGGTCGCCTATGTGGGCTGGCCGCACTGGTTCTACGTCGTCATGCTCGTCGTCGAACTGGTCATGCCGCTGGTGTATTCGACGCTGCTGCAACAGGTCACGCACCGGCCGATCCGGCCGAGCCTCCCGGCCGCCGCCGCGGAGCCGTCTTTCGGTGCAGCGCCTTCGGCGCGCCCCACCGAGTGAGACCGGGCGGGGGCCGGGATCAGTCGATCTTGACGCTGAGGCCGTAGTCGATGGTCTGATGCGACGGCGAGGAGACCTCGAGGCGGTAGGAACCGTTGGCGGGCAGCACGACTCGCCTCCACTGATGCTGGTAGGACAGCACGCCGGTGGGGCCGGAGACCGTGACGGTGACGTCGGACCAGTTGGGGTTGGCGTCGACGATCATGACCTGGCCGCCGTGGGCGTCGAGCACGTAGGAGTCGTGGCTGAAGCCGATCAGGCGGCCGCTGACGTACCCGTTGTCGGTGCCGTAGGCGAAGTAGATGTGCTGGGCGTCGGCCGCCGAGGCGGGGCCGGCGCCGAGGATGGTGGCGGTGGAGGCGGCGGCCAGGGCGGCGGCGGCGAGGAACTTCTTTTTCATGCCCCGATGGTGGGCGGCACGACTAATCAGGTTCCAACGGCCGACTATCGGCGCTCGCCACCGCCGCCCCGGCGCGTTCTGGGGCCGCCCCGGCGCGTTCTCAGGCCGCGCCCGATTCGAACGCCGTCATCGTGCCCGCAATGGTTTCCGGCTTCTCCCAGGGCGCCGGTTCCGGGAAATAGGTCTCCAGGAATTCGGCGACGGCGCGCACCCGTTCGGCCTCCGGGACCTCCGGGAAACTGCCGTCGTTGAGGCAGAAGAAATCGACATTGCGGCGCTTGGCCAGACCGTCGAGCAGGGCCAGGCCGGTGTACGCGGTGGTGTCCACGTAGCGGACCTTCGCGGCCTCCTGCGGCACGGCGCGGCCGGTGAGCAGCGCGTAGTAGTGATACAGCGAATTGGTCACCGAGATATCGGTGGCGGCGCGGAACCGGCTGGCGCGGGTGCGGGCGAAATCCTCGGCGAAGACCTGCTCCATCTCCTGCAATACGCTGCGGCGCAACGGAACCGGCGTGTGCTCGAGATGCCGGGTGATGACGTTGCCGAACCGGCGGGCCAGCAGCGCGCGGTTGACTCGCGCCGCGTTCTCGAAACCGCTGCGGCGTTCGTTGTTGGCGCCCGGGCCGATCCGGGTGCCCGCCTCGATGTAGCGGCTGATCCCCGCGGGCGTGAAGAACATCGACGGGCGCACCGGGCGCGCGAAGAACATGTCGTCGTTCGAGTACAGGAAGTGCTCCGACAATCCCTCGATGTGCTGCAATTGGCATTCCACCGCATGGGAATTGAACACCGGCAGCCCGCTGAGGTCCGAGAAGTGATCCACCGCGCGCACGATCGTCACCTGCGGATCGTCGGCCAGCCAGTCCGGCACCCGGGAATCGGTGGCGATGAAGATGCGGCGAATCCACGGCGCGTTCTTGTGCACCGAGCGCAGCGCGTAACGCAATTCGTCGATCTGGCGGATGCGGGCGTCGGCCTCGTCCCCCTCGCCCACCACCACCTGCGCCATCATTCCCGCACGGCGCGCGCGGAATTCGGGGTCGGTGCCGTCCACCCAGGAGAACACGATGTCGATATCGAAGCCGACATCGCTGGCGTGCGGGGCGAACATGCCCGCCAGCGTCGGCCAGTTCAGCTCGTAGAGGCGCACGGTGGCCGGTTCCACATCGGCGACGTCGAACACCATGCGGGTCAAGGCGTTCGGGCGCGGGCACTCCACCGTGTCACCGTGGTACTCCCACAGCTCGATATCCACGTGATGGGCCGGATCCAGATCACGTCCCAGCCGGAAGACGTTGTGCTGCTTCTCGTTGCAGCAGAATCCGGCGACCATGGCGGCGCCCAGCACCCTTCTCAGGGCCGCCCGGTGCACGCTGTCCACCGCCAGCACCAACCGATGCTCGGCATCACGCACCAGCA
This sequence is a window from Nocardia yunnanensis. Protein-coding genes within it:
- a CDS encoding pyridoxal-phosphate dependent enzyme, which codes for MPVIAGRVSELIGQTPLFELAVDRTSGARLFLKLETFNPTGAAKIRMARAMVLDAERRGQLRAGGHIIESTSGNTGLGLAVVARERGYRFTAVVDHHACAAKLNAMRAMGAELVFVSEEGDDGLSTSAREELAAELAAAEGPSAYFPAQHDNPANGVGYYALAEELLADLEKVDILVGAVGTGGSLFGTARGLRDRGCDPRLIGVEPEGSIAFGPPAHDYWQSGTGTPEGAAPGIHVDQDLRLIDERDRIKVSDIDAFATARALAAELGLLIGGSSGGSVLAALTRLAEFPPHSIVVVIVNDDGEKYLDTVFDEKWMNDRHLLDRSREAEIVTLLRRQRPAHRIDPRELEALRHLDLALPHADAHDDERARQVELIRTLDALGLPANEIGELLGRTGDQVCLALDKHRQRLTDQAAQVAQLVSTLRGTAPSAPDATHPIHVPAPAPEAAAK
- a CDS encoding MATE family efflux transporter, whose translation is MSGATRQSSARQSDGRQLTALATPIALTQLAQVAVSTTNIALMGTLGVRQVAAGGLALVLFNQIRTMCVGLITGTGNQVATVVSRADKQGRRSEAQVREVVRSSFLIATLAGVLGGALLIGLGWALRWLGQDAAVLAQARPMMVALAPGLLPCLWFQVLRQYTIGLQRPQALLLVTLGSVALNLVLALAFMHGWAGLPALGLTGVGVATSLVFLLTFGVFWAMVRRDPKLGATLPVRWWPVHRATVWEELRLGTPIALTYGSEAGMFSVLALVMGGIGAAALAAHNVVYQLVYIVFQVAIGLSHGASILVSKAVARDEFAHARSVARLALRYAAVVTALTGLAYVLAPGWVLRPFLTDGDAAAEHVAHTLLWVAIALQFFDAAQNIAVGLLRGLKDTKAGFRLSLIGYWGVGLPTALLLAFPLRMGAAGVWLGLGAGLATTAALMLRRFFTLLHVREQEHRPVLAGSPHA
- a CDS encoding phosphodiesterase gives rise to the protein MHITRVAEYPKPDHVLFHFSDTHLIAADAELYGTVDAEARLESLLGQAEASRIAPTAIVFTGDLTDRGEAGAYRKLRDLVEPWAERLGAPVVWVAGNHDERAVLREHLLDEQPSGAPFDAVHMFDGLRVIALDTTVPGHHWGEITDAQLAWLRDVLAEPAPFGTILAMHHPPLPCVQDLAVLVELRDQRRLADVLDGTDVRAILAGHLHLSSTATFAGIPVSVASATCYSQDMAAAEGGQRGRDGAQAFNYVHVYPDTIVHSVVPIGHGPTVGKPADPEQAAEKLADAGIVIPPAARIPHVLRRRTEAPESDGETVL
- the mtnK gene encoding S-methyl-5-thioribose kinase, whose translation is MTREYRILEAEDVPGYLRERGYFAGDAFADSDIHVHEVSDGNLNRVFLATHRDGRSLAVKQALPWVRVAGPSWPMSPERATAEARAYRRVTAVAPETVPAVHGYDADNYALTMENLADLRVLRTVLNEGAGFGGASTAVGVFVARLAFATSDFGMSSAERKALLAESVNPELCKITEDLVLAEPYLEHEHNHWHESVADLAAAFRADPALRTEIAELRHTFMSGAQALLHGDLHTGSIMVGERDGREVVKIFDPEFSFVGPVGFDLGLYWGNVIAADARARVLAPDAGHLDEIAHSWQAFDTEFRALWPTRVDTFFDDAYLDRFLRRVWTDALGYAGAEIIRRIVGFAQLSDLETLPDPGPATRRALRIGRELVLRRGTLADPRQVRKAITEIADDSGIGAA
- a CDS encoding ABC transporter permease, which produces MTATDRPAPVVAAPVAGDGVREAVVKYGFIVVTLALFAWFLVSEPTFRNSATLLDILRYVSVAAILGLGVTLTMAVGGLDMSVGAVAGLGVSVAAQTMVVHNQIGAIAVLAVLGAGAAAGLVNAALVVLLRVPDMLATLGTMFVIQGSKLILVDGQSISPGMTLADGSTAPGKFTAGFLSIDRGSVLGIPVSVLIFAALTLLAWMFLARTRWGRVLYAIGANREAARLAGVRVGAYRSLAYVASGVLAAIGGLILAARIGQGDVSAGNSQLLEAVAVALVGTSVLGRGKPNVWGTALGAVLIGIISSGLTIAGLPYYTQDVVQGGVLVLALVFSFTLSGGKRV
- a CDS encoding sugar ABC transporter ATP-binding protein: MSLTDVGAPAVSLRDVGMSFGGKTVLDGVSLDLAPGGVTALLGANGAGKSTLIKVLSGVHAEHRGRVSVGGVAAELRTPLAAQRLGIRTVHQHIAAGVVPGLSVAENLVFDELAGDRGNPLRSGRRVLLRAREIKATLDLNWSDRVLRRDVAELGLSDQQLLILARALSTRPRLLILDEPTSALSAAEARRLFAIVERLRSDGIAVLYVSHRLGEIDSLADRLVVLRDGRVTADLPRPFDWDAALRAMLATAQAATTLRPADAGPGNGEVALSFRGVSLLPERRPQDLELRAGEVTGVVGLLGAGKTELAAGLTGVAAFRDGGLELDGKPYRPKHPADAIRDGVYLVPEDRHADALIPGWSLAQNLSLPFLRSVSGFAGLISPAREAERARRTIARLGVVARDEHSLIEELSGGNQQKIVVGRWLAQRPRVLVLDEPFRGVDIGARRDIGRQARALAGDGAAVLVLSSDIDEVLEVADRVLVLVDGEIRLDTYDPEPDRILDTLATLGGPR
- a CDS encoding substrate-binding domain-containing protein; protein product: MTRFSVALAAPVLAVALLVSGCSQSSNSGAPQASTPAVAPATGKKPAPFDQGGVKVALVRQSGAGDYFEQWGNGAKAQAKAVGIDLAVYDAQADNAKQATDLSTAINSGAKAIIVDHGFPATVGPLIDQAIDKGITVVTYDVESSNPKVIATRQNDADIASVAIGALAAAIGKNAPVGYVNVAGFAPLDKRDAVWQKALGDNGWNQQFKVGKVSDSTATDTVPLVSAALTQHGDVKGIFAPYDELAKGTVLAVQNKHLENAVKVVGADISNADIQLITADHSPWVATAGTDPSAVGAAVVRTIALQIAGQLGKQAVEFPAVAVSRDLLVSKKIQNLDQLRAALPALNLGQVSAADWIPVVAH
- a CDS encoding TetR/AcrR family transcriptional regulator, which gives rise to MPPRRRLSPDQRRAELLDVGARLFAELPYDQVQMDQVADRAGISRALLYRHFPKKSALFAAIYQRAAEDLQGRVHLDPDLPLSDQVAAGLDAHLDYFEANRNTVLAANRSLTGDPVVQAIVFGDHAAMREVVLTALGVSGTDREVMSALVTSWLMFVHTLCLEWLEHQVLTRDQVRAACLGALRGILDA
- a CDS encoding DUF4345 domain-containing protein, with product MKSVLRWYLVVFGVACVLIALAHIFIGPSTIIGANTPNATLDGDIRFSMVLFLAYGVACVWAARDLDRNAGFIHLLMLLFFVGGLVRLLTVAYVGWPHWFYVVMLVVELVMPLVYSTLLQQVTHRPIRPSLPAAAAEPSFGAAPSARPTE
- a CDS encoding stealth family protein translates to MVDELVGRASVANLVVSDAVAEDLRYLRGELTLAEVPYLLVRDAEHRLVLAVDSVHRAALRRVLGAAMVAGFCCNEKQHNVFRLGRDLDPAHHVDIELWEYHGDTVECPRPNALTRMVFDVADVEPATVRLYELNWPTLAGMFAPHASDVGFDIDIVFSWVDGTDPEFRARRAGMMAQVVVGEGDEADARIRQIDELRYALRSVHKNAPWIRRIFIATDSRVPDWLADDPQVTIVRAVDHFSDLSGLPVFNSHAVECQLQHIEGLSEHFLYSNDDMFFARPVRPSMFFTPAGISRYIEAGTRIGPGANNERRSGFENAARVNRALLARRFGNVITRHLEHTPVPLRRSVLQEMEQVFAEDFARTRASRFRAATDISVTNSLYHYYALLTGRAVPQEAAKVRYVDTTAYTGLALLDGLAKRRNVDFFCLNDGSFPEVPEAERVRAVAEFLETYFPEPAPWEKPETIAGTMTAFESGAA